A window of the Sabethes cyaneus chromosome 1, idSabCyanKW18_F2, whole genome shotgun sequence genome harbors these coding sequences:
- the LOC128744162 gene encoding zinc finger protein 664-like has product MEEASIKMEKPEVSTAIKVEEVIITHTLEEEPSALASKSNGVDCSGETTLPKAEIHIDGTGEVSDDEPTTVESPVGEVDKTEPAAVADGNVVASNSSDTNRSETNRSGRDHWKKLKYSYSVERPFECDICGLCYKSSGTLSAHRKRHTSTPELKCLVCEKSFLFHHELGQHMYSHTDERPCTCDICGSSYKSKRALDVHKNYIHTTVVDYPHKCETCGKGFRLRQPLRNHMRSHSDERPFPCDICGLAFKSARDLKVHKAKVHTDTDFVDRRYKCKLCGQSFGGRTALSIHRRSHSDNPAIDERPHKCDICEKSFSFYGKLVDHMGSHSDEKHFTCDICSLSYKSKDALYYHKKRVHPTVLGIVDHPFKCHICGQGFAYRCLLTIHMRKHTDERPFECDICGLTYKSACNLEVHKKTHSTVLKNAHTCDICGKGFGARYRLAIHMHSHSDERPFKCDVCGSTYKAENSLSSHRKRHTSVQP; this is encoded by the exons ATGGAAGAAGCgtctataaaaatggaaaagCCGGAAGTGTCCACTGCGATAAAAGTGGAGGAAGTGATAATAACCCATACTCTCGAAGAGGAACCATCAGCACTCGCTAGTAAAAGTAATGGAGTTGACTGTTCCGGTGAAACAACGCTGCCGAAAGCAGAAATACACATTGACGGCACAGGTGAAGTGAGTGATGATGAACCTACGACGGTAGAAAGCCCAGTTGGCGAAGTGGACAAAACAGAGCCTGCTGCGGTTGCTGACGGCAACGTTGTGGCTTCCAATTCAAG CGACACGAACCGTTCGGAAACGAATCGTTCCGGGCGCGATCACTGGAAGAAGCTCAAGTACAGTTACAGCGTTGAGCGGCCATTCGAATGTGACATTTGCGGTTTATGTTATAAAAGTAGCGGTACCCTGAGCGCTCACCGAAAAAGACACACATCCACTCCCGAGCTGAAGTGCTTGGTTTGTGAGAAAAGCTTCCTTTTTCATCATGAACTCGGGCAGCACATGTACAGTCACACCGACGAAAGACCCTGCACATGCGACATCTGTGGCTCATCGTATAAGTCAAAACGCGCCTTGGACGTTCACAAAAACTACATCCACACAACCGTTGTGGATTATCCGCACAAGTGCGAAACTTGTGGAAAAGGATTCCGACTTAGACAGCCGCTCAGGAACCATATGCGCAGTCATAGTGATGAGAGACCTTTTCCGTGCGACATCTGCGGTTTAGCATTCAAGTCTGCTCGCGATTTGAAAGTACACAAGGCGAAAGTTCACACCGACACTGACTTTGTGGATCGTCGGTACAAGTGCAAGCTTTGTGGACAAAGCTTCGGAGGTCGTACTGCATTGTCAATTCACAGGCGCAGTCACAGTGATAACCCAGCCATTGACGAGCGTCCACACAAGTGTGACATTTGTGAGAAAAGCTTCAGTTTTTATGGTAAGCTAGTAGACCACATGGGCAGTCACAGCGACGAGAAACACTTTACCTGCGACATCTGCAGCTTGTCATACAAATCAAAAGACGCTCTATACTATCACAAAAAACGTGTCCACCCGACCGTTTTGGGCATTGTGGATCATCCGTTCAAGTGTCATATTTGTGGACAAGGTTTTGCCTATCGTTGTCTGCTCACAATTCACATGCGCAAGCACACCGACGAGCGACCTTTTGAATGCGACATCTGCGGCTTAACGTACAAGTCAGCTTGTAATCTGGAAGTTCACAAGAAAACTCACTCAACGGTTTTGAAAAATGCGCATACGTGCGACATTTGCGGTAAGGGCTTCGGTGCTCGATATCGCCTTGCAATCCATATGCACAGTCACAGTGACGAGCGCCCGTTCAAATGTGACGTCTGCGGCTCCACGTACAAGGCAGAGAATAGCCTAAGTAGTCACCGGAAACGGCACACCTCGGTCCAGCCTTGA